The proteins below come from a single Deltaproteobacteria bacterium genomic window:
- a CDS encoding 50S ribosomal protein L28 — protein MTCEICGKRHMSGNKVSHSNIKTRTRQNANVQKVRAVVNGRNTRVNVCTRCLRSNKIAKAI, from the coding sequence ATGACTTGCGAAATTTGTGGCAAGCGACATATGTCTGGTAACAAGGTTTCACACTCTAATATTAAGACCAGAACACGACAAAATGCCAATGTGCAAAAAGTTCGTGCTGTAGTAAATGGTCGTAATACACGAGTTAATGTGTGTACGCGCTGTTTGCGCTCTAATAAAATTGCCAAGGCTATTTAG
- a CDS encoding response regulator, translating to MAKKNLLLVDNDPKSLRVLEVSLRKAGFSVTTAINGRDAIEKVRISPPELIISDTKMPEMDGFEFCNSLKNDAKLIGIPFIFLTAQKSIDYKVKGLELGVDDYLTKPIYIKEIITRIKILLEKREKESLEKRDPRSKFAGDLSDMGVVDLIQTIEIGRKTGKIKFQHPDGQIAAIYFKNGKVIDAESGRLHGERAVYRLLIWNGGSFEIEFGTTERNDTIELSSQGLLMEGMRRVDEWGRLLEQLPPLETRFAVDPKELTERLAEIPDEVNGILKLFDSKRSLMQVVDECEMGDLEAMNFISKLYFEGLIYDITSREAEGEATLGDLGGSNVADTDNIESETIEVVPAPESNFEVENNLERQPLSSTLPEINSATALEHDISANEAAVANGNIPDPVASNDADTPVLPPWPGSIPIKPITNEAKNLSNNKADFAVSKTPASATYSNVEPILLTKPSKSKDFTLPAAIPNSPRGPRPFINGHENRIIPMNPAEAFGIRNIHIPDQSYLDEEISSPQLKNKIPIFVYAVIGLLAAGLVGFFLSTLLT from the coding sequence ATGGCAAAAAAGAACCTCCTGCTTGTAGATAATGATCCCAAAAGCTTGCGAGTGCTCGAAGTTTCACTGCGTAAAGCAGGATTTTCAGTCACCACCGCGATTAATGGTCGGGATGCCATTGAAAAAGTACGTATCTCCCCGCCAGAATTGATCATTTCTGACACAAAAATGCCAGAAATGGATGGATTTGAATTTTGCAACTCACTTAAAAATGATGCCAAGCTTATTGGTATACCGTTTATTTTTCTAACCGCACAAAAATCTATTGATTATAAAGTAAAAGGACTTGAACTTGGTGTTGACGATTATTTAACCAAGCCTATTTACATAAAAGAGATCATTACCCGTATAAAGATCTTACTTGAAAAACGTGAAAAAGAATCTCTTGAAAAACGCGATCCTCGATCAAAATTTGCCGGTGATCTTTCGGATATGGGTGTAGTCGATCTTATTCAAACTATCGAAATCGGTCGCAAGACCGGAAAAATTAAATTTCAGCATCCCGATGGCCAAATAGCTGCCATTTACTTTAAAAACGGCAAAGTTATCGATGCTGAAAGTGGACGCTTGCATGGCGAGCGTGCGGTTTACCGCCTGTTAATTTGGAATGGCGGTAGTTTTGAAATTGAATTTGGTACCACAGAACGCAACGATACCATTGAACTATCAAGCCAAGGTTTACTTATGGAAGGCATGCGTCGTGTTGATGAATGGGGACGCTTGCTTGAACAATTACCACCATTAGAAACTCGCTTTGCTGTTGATCCCAAAGAACTAACCGAACGGCTCGCAGAAATACCAGATGAAGTTAACGGAATTTTAAAGCTTTTTGATAGCAAACGCTCATTAATGCAGGTAGTTGACGAGTGTGAAATGGGCGATCTTGAGGCTATGAATTTTATTTCAAAATTATATTTTGAAGGCCTCATTTACGATATCACCTCACGTGAAGCTGAAGGTGAAGCCACCTTAGGCGATCTTGGGGGGAGTAATGTTGCCGATACAGATAATATTGAATCTGAAACTATTGAAGTTGTTCCTGCTCCCGAGTCTAATTTCGAAGTTGAAAACAACTTAGAACGACAGCCACTTAGTAGTACTTTACCTGAAATAAACTCCGCGACCGCATTAGAACATGATATTTCTGCTAATGAAGCAGCTGTTGCTAATGGAAATATTCCTGATCCAGTAGCTAGTAACGACGCAGATACTCCTGTACTGCCGCCTTGGCCTGGTTCGATACCTATTAAGCCAATAACCAATGAAGCAAAAAATTTAAGTAATAACAAAGCCGATTTTGCTGTTAGTAAAACTCCAGCGTCAGCAACTTATTCAAATGTTGAGCCTATTTTACTGACAAAACCCAGTAAATCCAAAGATTTCACCCTACCAGCAGCAATACCAAACAGCCCAAGAGGGCCAAGACCTTTTATTAATGGACACGAAAATCGTATCATTCCAATGAATCCAGCTGAAGCTTTTGGCATACGCAATATTCATATACCGGACCAAAGTTATCTTGATGAAGAAATATCTTCACCGCAGCTTAAAAATAAAATACCTATTTTCGTTTATGCTGTTATAGGACTATTAGCTGCTGGTCTTGTCGGCTTTTTCCTTTCGACGCTACTAACTTGA